The nucleotide window cttattgttttgttttgaagaaCTTGTGGCTTTTTCTTCAAGGATTTAGATAAGCTTTCATACCaaacagggttttttttttaattattggccCAAATGCTAAATTTTCCTACAAATTTCAGGTAAAATAAAATACGTGTTTTTAAGAATCTATCTtatgtttggaaaaatatatcaaccacaTTGATATACAACTGTATACCACATTGATATACAACTGTATATACCACATTGGTATACAACTGTATACAACATTtatatacaactgtatacaacatttatatacaactgtatacaacattgatatacaactgtatacaaCATTGATATACAACTGTATATACCACATTGATATACAACTGTATATACCACATTGGTATACAACTGTATACAACATTgatatacaactgtatacaacattgatatacaactgtgtatacaacattgatatacaactatatacaacattgatatacaactgtatacaacattgatatacaacagtatacaacattgatatacaacattgatatacaacattgatatacaactgtatataccacattgatatacaactgtatacaacattgatatacaactgtatatacaacattgatatacaactgtatataccatattgatatacaactgtatacaGCATTGATATACAACAGTATACAGCATTgatatacaactgtatacaaCATTGATATACAACTGAATACAACATTGATATAAAACTGCATATACCACATTGATATACAACTGTATATACAACATTgatatacaactgtatacaaCATTGATATACAACTGTATACCACATTGATATACACCTGTATATACCACATTGATATACAACTGTGTATACAACATTGATATACAACTGTATATACCACATTgatatacaactgtatacaGCATTGATATACAACTGTATATACCACATTGGTATACAACTGTATATACCACATTGATATACAACTGTATACCACATTGATATACAACTGTGTACAACATTgatatacaactgtatacaacattgatatacaactgtatacaacattgatatacaactgtatacagcattgatatacaactgtatatacaacattaatatacaactgtataccacattgatatacaactgtatacaacatttatatacaactgtatacaacattgatatacaactgtatatacaacattgatatacaactgtatatacaacattgatatacaactgtatatacaaaattgatatacaactgtatacaacattgatatacaactgtatacaGCATTGATATACAACTGTATATACCACATTGGTATACAACTGTATATACCACATTgatatacaactgtatacaaaattgatatacaACTGTGTATACAACATTGATATACAACTGTATATACCACATTgatatacaactgtatacaacattgatatacaactgtatatacaacattgatatacaactgtatacaacattgatatacaactgtatataccacattgatatacaactgtatatacaacattgatatacaactgtatataccacattgatatacaactgtatatacaacattgatatacaactgtatataacatttgaaaaagtttgaaGTCTCTACTACAGTCTTATTTTACGTAAGAACTTTTTAAAGATGCGTATTGTGAAATGACTTGTAGATGTCAAATAGCGAGAACATGAATTTACGAATGCTCTGTTGatcaacaattacatgtattctagtaacagaaaaataaaagcaaGTGACTTTATTTAGCGAATGATGTTCCTCGCAAAATTTCACAAGCAATGATGAACATGATAAATTCCTTGCATATATTTAAGAATCAACGGTGCTTGTATCATAACTTACATGATTGAACTTCAGAGGCTGTGGAGCTATAACTTTTAAGCATTACTGAATTTGAAGCAATGAAGTGAATCTATAAGCCCACTGTAAcaagtaaatattttgttaggGTTGCCTTTGTTGAAATAAATTACCATTTTGCAAATAGTTAAAGTTTTAGTATTTATCTGTATCTGCAGTCTATGCCGCTAAAGGTTATGACATTAttacaacatatatatttaaggACAATCATAGATATACCAggttatttattattttgtcaCTTCTGTACTATTTTCTCACTCCAGTACATGAACTATATTCTATATGTTCTCAAAATAGATGCAATTTCTACAATTGATGTTTGATTTAAATTACAGAGTTTTAGAAAGGCCAACAGCGAAAGCCGTGACTTTCTGTGGCAGCCCTTACTACATGAGCCCTGAGATCTTTGCCTGTAAGCCGTATGACTCTAAGGTGTGTTATTAATTTTCCAACAGATGAGAAAACAGGAAAAGTTGTTTTAATGCGCAATTAAGCCGATCATGCTGTAGGAGTtgttttggggggttttttgttggttttttttttttaagtaacaTTCATGTATATCTTGTGTTAAAGACTTGTGGCAAATATTTTGCAAAACACTGGATTATTTTTAAGCCTCTATAATCAGAGATACgtgggcatatagtttttggtctatCTGCATGCTTGCAAAAGTTTTAATTGTGACCATAACATTTAATTTCACCATAACATTTGAATGGCTGGTGAAagtgttttcatatttcatgtatattccttgtggcaagaccagCTTTCTTTTCATACTAAAAGtcttgatcttgtgaccttggacaAGATTTTGCCATATGGAGGcatcacaaacacatcttgctGAGAACGATATCAGTTTAATTCAGCTTGTTCCAATTTCACTTCTCATTTGATGTAGACATGGTAATAGAAGTATTCTTGACTGAAGTAGAGCACCAAAGCTAACTAAAggaaaaaagtacatgtaatttcattacTGAAGTAGAGCACCAAAGCTAACTAAAggaaaaaagtacatgtaattcattactGAAGTAGAGCACCAAAGCTAACTAAAggaaaaaagtacatgtaatttcattatgcttcatgtatgtacaaagtGTTCTCAAAATAGAATAGCAGACTTTCTGTTCTCATGTACATAGACATGACAAAATCATCGAAAAATTCTGAAGCTTTCTCATAGTTTGATCtacaaatatgaatatcagAACTTTTGTATACTAAGCTTATTGCATATTTTTGGCTTTAGCAAAGTACTTTGTATTTGACAGTGTACAGATATTATGACTTTTGTTTACTAAACTTAATACTTTATATTTGACAGTGTACAGACATTATGACTTTTGTATACTAAACTTAATACTTTATATTTGACAGTGTACAGACATTATAACTTTTGTTTACTAAACTTAATACTTTATATTTGACAGTGTACAGACATTATGACTTTTGTTTACTAAACTTAATACTTTATATTTGACAGTGTACAGAAATATGTGGAATGTTAGTGTTGCTTTGGTTACTGTTCCTaagtttgaaaatgataaagaaTAGGGAAAATATACTGTAACCGTATCTCATGGAAGGGATTTTTTTATACTGTAACCATATCTCACGGCAGGGATTTTTTTATACTGTAACCGTATCTCATGGGAGggattttttaccccttgaatACAGGAGCCTGGGCCTTCAAGTTTGGGGAAAATAGtgatatttgattaaaattgagAAATTTGTTTCCTACAAGTTatccatttgatatttttaaatttgttatcAATGTAGTTGGCTTAaacaatttatatttaatttccggtctttggcagagaaaaaatgTCCCAAATTTTTTGCAACGGAGTGGCACTGATGTTGGATGGCCCTCATGGCATATTCTAAAGCATCCATCATTTGGGAATGTTTAGGcatcattttgggaaaaacaccTGCTTTTCAGCATTGGGATTGGGGCAGAATTTTGGCCCTCTACAGACCTTAAAAAAATCTCTGCACTGAGTCCTAATTTCACACATCGTTTGGTCCACGGTTCTGAAATTCCGTTGAGTTCATGGCTTGCATGAAAATAGCTCACATGCTTTAAGTTTGCTGGTATGAAATTACTTTGAGTTTGTATGACCACGGACATAGAGGAAAAAAGAACCGCTCCTAAAAAATTACGTTTACGGTGTAttcttttatatcaaatagctgatttgtttgtttgatattcgtaggattggttaactataaaTAGCTGATTTATCAGATCTGTAGTTTCTCCCTTTCTGCGCTTTGTACGAGAACTGTTGTAGAAATGATCTTGTATTGCAGAGTGACATCTGGGCAATGGGGGTGTGTGTATACGAAATGGCAACTCTGGAGCGACCATTCGATGCTACACTCATGCAGCAACTGGTGTTTAAAATTGTTCACGGTCAGGTATGTTGTTTGCACTTAAGCACTGAAAAAAATATCCTGATATTGTATTAACAGCATTTTTAAAGTTACTCTTCAACTCTTAAAGTTACCGCCAATGCCAAAAGAAAGATACAGCGCACAGTTAATTACACTGATAGAGAAGATGATGTGTCGGGAAACAGACAAGCGGCCGTCTGCTTCACAGCTACTTCAGGATGCGCTCTTCAAAAATCATCAAACACCAAAAGTAAGCTTACAAGAACTATTGCATGTTCTCACAAATCTGAAATGATCACtctatgaaaatgaaaacattaaacAGAAACACCTTAATTGTTATTAATCGTTCTTAAATATGTAATTACAACcttatgttttgatattttgatatacatgtttatattttttttacctttattGCTACATGAAGCAAATTTCCTAGGAATTAAAACCTCTGCATAACATTGAGTTGTTCATGATAATCTGTTAATGCTTTAGGCACCCCCTACAGTGCCCCAAGGCAAAGGAGCATTTGGTGGCGTGTCCATGCGTGGGAACCCTGCACTTATCAATGCCCTCAATCAGTCTCTGGttcataaatttgatatgacGGAGCTGGTGGGAACTCTCAACGCAAAAGCAAACCAAGAAAAAAGGAAGAAGAAACCCAAACGAGCCAATCAGGATGGATTTAGTTCAATCTTACACACCGCCAACGTCTCCAACAAATTCATAGCCGCCAACTATGATGACATGGAGAAAACAGTCACAGACAAGACCATGAAGAAAGGATTACACGAGAAGGGAAAGTTTGCGAAAAATCTTCCACCCAAATCCTCAGTGGCCAGTGCCTCGGACATTTCACTGGAGGATGAGGATGACTTTGAGAGCACGATGAAAGCTGACAAGGCTAGAGCAGCTCTGCCACCTCCTCCAGATCCCCTCCAGATGATGAACCTGGTGGTCAGGACTCTGACTCAGGTGTTTCCTAAGGTACAATTTATATACTGTTAGCCAATGCTTGTTGGATTTTGTGTTTCCTAAGGTACAATTTATATACTGTTAGCCAATGCTTGTTGGATTTTGTGTTTCCTAAGGAACAATTTATATACTGTTAGTCAATGCTTGTTGGATTTTGTGTTTGCTAAGGTACAATTTATATACTGTTAGCCAATGCTTGTTGGATTTTGTGTTTCCTAAGGTACAATTTATATACTGTTAGTCAATGCTTGTGGGATTTTGTGTTTGCTAAGGTACAATTTATATACTGTTAGCCAATGCTAGTTGGAGTTTGTGTTTCCTAAGGTACAATTTATATACTGTTAGTCAATGTTTGTTGGATTTTGATGAGTGTAGGACTGTGTGTGATGTTACATCTGATCTTAAAAGAACGTAAGGTTACTGCAAAAATAGGTGTGACCAAACAGGGTCTACctaggtgttaattgctataccCAATGAAATGCACagaaagtaaaagaaaaaatctATTGAAAATCTGCCCAATTAATCCTTCGTTaagaaataagaataaaaaatatatcaattcatttattaGAATTCTTTAATTTGATCTGAAATTATcatcaattttattgatatgaCCAAAATTAGTTTTAGGACATTAGCCAACgtttcttgtttgtttgttgtgggtttttttttgttttttgtttattggATACCCAGCTGATGCACTTGGTCGAACCAGTAAATCAGGGTCGATCTGATCTATTATCtgatgtttgattgacaagcaGTAATACTATGTTTTGTATCTTAGTCCAGGTTAATTTCAAGGGAATGGCTTTAAAAAGTGATTCTTTAAACTTTAATTCCTCTAATATTAAGTAACCTCTAACCGTAGGTTAATTACCTGTTCTTAGGTAAagtatttctttaaaagaagCTTTTCTTAGTATGGTATTTTGTATTCAAATGCACATAACGTATATTTATAACATCAAGATTACTAGTGTACACAAACTTGACTataatatatagaatatatttgtgtattgctgaaagtatttatttatttgtgtgtGAAAGTCCATAGAATCTGGTCATTTCTCTAAATAGTGTGAATTTATGTTGATAGAACGTATTGATATAATAATGCGTGATCAGTGAATTTATGTTGATAGAACGTATTGATATAATAACGTATTGATATAATAACGTATTGATATAATAACGTATTGATATAATAACGTACTGATATAATAACGTACTGATATAATAACGTACTGATATAATAACGTACTGATATAATAACGTACTGATATAATAACGTACTGATATAATAACGTATTCATATAATAACGTACTCATATAATAACGTATTGATATAATAACGTATTGATATAATAACGTACTGATATAATAACGTACTGATATAATAACGTACTGATATAATAACGTATTGATATAATAATGCGTGATCACCATTTATTGTCTCCTGGTTCAGTATCTTTGACTGTACTACCCAGGCATAGTACTGTGAGTACAACTCAGTGCTGTGAGTACAACTCAGTGCTGTGAGTACAACTCAGTGTTGGATTCGTTTCTTTCAGGGAGCTGACGGAGGCAGTGAAGGCGCCCTTAGTTTACCCGGTAACAACTTCCTTCATTTCTCGATTCTGTGAACATTGATGtgtgtttttgttgtcattatagTAGC belongs to Ostrea edulis chromosome 7, xbOstEdul1.1, whole genome shotgun sequence and includes:
- the LOC125654014 gene encoding uncharacterized protein LOC125654014; protein product: MARGTDYNFELGETLGEGAFGKVYLCFDKNNADKRYAMKVIDLRKATSDEQELAEKEASLLTDLQHEFILHAVTSFQDNGALCIVTEFCDQGDLSQFLEKRSGKPLDEQRIVEWFRQICSALEYLHGRNVLHRDMKTQNVFLTGEEMTAKLGDLGLAKVLERPTAKAVTFCGSPYYMSPEIFACKPYDSKSDIWAMGVCVYEMATLERPFDATLMQQLVFKIVHGQLPPMPKERYSAQLITLIEKMMCRETDKRPSASQLLQDALFKNHQTPKAPPTVPQGKGAFGGVSMRGNPALINALNQSLVHKFDMTELVGTLNAKANQEKRKKKPKRANQDGFSSILHTANVSNKFIAANYDDMEKTVTDKTMKKGLHEKGKFAKNLPPKSSVASASDISLEDEDDFESTMKADKARAALPPPPDPLQMMNLVVRTLTQVFPKGADGGSEGALSLPDTSKMEPETMLLHQIEQLQKHCCQVLGYRLFAKAYDLLDQTDDNMKLEEKLIRLLTPEKFAVVGVQLFYCKNFEYNLNKLKEGDGHSHA